The proteins below are encoded in one region of Saccopteryx leptura isolate mSacLep1 chromosome 1, mSacLep1_pri_phased_curated, whole genome shotgun sequence:
- the APIP gene encoding methylthioribulose-1-phosphate dehydratase isoform X1: MSVVGAMSGCPAAEGDCCSRRCNAQEKEHPRYLIPELCKQFYHLGWVTGTGGGISLKHGSEIYIAPSGVQKERIQPEDMFICDINEQDISGPPQYKNLKKSQCTPLFMNAYTLRGAGAVIHSHSKAAVMATLLFPGREFKITHQEMIKGIRKCTSGGYYRYDDMLVVPIVENTPEEKDLKERMARAMNEYPDSCAVLVRRHGVYVWGETWEKAKTMCECYDYLFDIAVSMKKVGLDPTQFPVGENGII; this comes from the exons GAGAAGGAACATCCAAGATACCTGATCCCAGAGCTTTGCAAACAGTTTTACCATCTGGGCTGGGTCACCGGGACTGGAGGAGGAATTAGCTTGAAGCATGG CAGTGAAATCTACATTGCTCCTTCAGGAGTGCAGAAGGAACGGATTCAG CCTGAAGACATGTTTATTTGTGACATCAATGAACAGGACATCAGCGGACCTCCACAGTATAAGAATCTGAAAAAGAGCCAGTGTACTCCTCTTTTTATGAATGCTTACACTCTGAGAG gagccgGCGCTGTGATTCATAGCCACTCTAAAGCTGCCGTCATGGCCACCCTTCTCTTTCCAGGACGAGAGTTTAAAATTACACATCAAGAGATGATAAAAGGAATAAGGAAATGTACTTCAGGAGGATATTAtag ATATGATGATATGTTGGTGGTACCTATTGTTGAGAATACACCTGAGGAAAAAGACCTCAAAGAACGAATGGCTCGTGCAATGAACGAATACCCAGACTCCTGTGCGGTTCTAGTCAGACGTCATGGAGTCTATGTCTGGGGAGAAACATGGGAGAAGGCCAAAACCAT GTGTGAGTGCTATGACTATTTGTTTGACATCGCCGTGTCAATGAAGAAAGTCGGACTGGACCCTACACAGTTTCCTGTCGGAGAGAATGGGATTATATAA